Proteins found in one Arachis stenosperma cultivar V10309 chromosome 8, arast.V10309.gnm1.PFL2, whole genome shotgun sequence genomic segment:
- the LOC130944913 gene encoding tRNA (guanine(37)-N1)-methyltransferase 1-like isoform X1, whose translation MKTAGSIFLRTHFPTPTKLLFLPLTNPKHSLSLIPISISFTCFSSTNPKPILYGPSLHKGTAPTLQRPQNDTLLTLHEDAFTRVFHLSALRVPSAHCSALERRLRGHLLNWPRVRNIARVPGDDLDPDLASLVTSGESGGGEGHVSLQRRIYGQAEGDGDVLSPVLYREKLARTFNTRGFVKFRNLAKISRPPKRKKKKKEEEEEEEKVKVERCTGKKGFATVEVVEEDDNGGGILGNLVEEEFGREKWRGSTRLLLLDERYAGRGVQDLPEAIKAVLKEYAEKSANLTFELVRCKLTLFYDYWQMNEILEVLLPDGVVVPSAFETVGHIAHLNLREEHLPYKTLIAKVVLDKNKPKIQTVVNKIDSIHNEYRTMQLEVLAGNHSLVTTVVENGIRFQVDLATVYWSSRLATERQRLLSGFTRKDVVCDVFSGVGPLAISAAKIVKHVFANDLNPFAVEYLERNSVLNKLERKIEQVRSAGISRNFQSVSLGFEVLFVCYTMVFNMDGRRFIKAMYASDKAQSITQVVMNLPNEAAEFLDAFRGIYKDRPKDTECNLPTIHVYGFSKAQDPEFDFHERLRIALLEVAVDVEMRRVRLVAPGKWMLCASFVLPRSVAFANTAIDT comes from the exons ATGAAGACAGCAGGGAGCATATTCCTAAGGACTCACTTCCCCACTCCAACTAAGctcctcttccttcctcttaCAAATCCCAAACACTCCCTCTCCCTAATTCCCATTTCCATATCCTTCACCTGCTTCTCATCCACCAATCCCAAACCAATCTTATACGGACCTTCCCTCCACAAAGGAACCGCTCCTACACTTCAACGCCCCCAAAACGACACCCTTCTCACCCTCCATGAAGATGCCTTCACTCGCGTCTTCCACCTCTCCGCCCTCCGCGTCCCCTCTGCCCACTGCTCCGCCTTAGAGAGACGCCTCCGCGGCCACCTCCTCAACTGGCCTCGTGTTCGCAACATCGCTCGCGTCCCCGGTGATGACCTCGATCCTGACCTCGCTTCGCTAGTTACCTCCGGAGAAtcaggaggaggagaaggacacGTGTCGTTGCAGCGACGGATTTACGGCCAAGCCGAGGGAGACGGCGACGTTTTGAGCCCGGTTCTGTACAGAGAGAAGCTCGCAAGGACGTTCAATACGCGCGGCTTCGTGAAGTTCAGGAACCTGGCGAAGATATCGAGGCCGccgaagaggaagaagaagaagaaggaggaggaggaggaggaggagaaggtgAAAGTCGAGAGGTGCACGGGGAAGAAAGGTTTTGCTACGGTGGAGGTTGTTGAAGAGGACGATAATGGAGGGGGTATTTTGGGGAATTTGGTTGAGGAGGAGTTTGGGAGGGAGAAGTGGAGGGGCTCCACGAGGTTGCTGTTGCTGGATGAACGGTATGCCGGTCGCGGCGTCCAAGACTTGCCTGAGGCTATCAAG GCTGTATTAAAGGAGTATGCCGAAAAGAGTGCAAATTTGACTTTTGAGCTAGTTAGGTGCAAGTTGACTCTGTTTTATGATTATTGGCAGATGAATGAG ATCCTGGAGGTCTTGCTACCTGATGGTGTGGTTGTTCCTTCAGCTTTTGAGACCGTTGGTCACATTGCACACCTGAATTTGAGAGAGGAACATTTACCATACAAAACACTCATAGCAAAG GTTGTTCTGGATAAAAATAAGCCAAAGATACAAACAGTTGTGAACAAGATTGATTCCATTCATAATGAATACAGGACCATGCAGCTTGAGGTTCTAGCAGGAAACCACTCTCTAGTTACCACAGTTGTTGAGAACGGAATACGCTTTCAGGTTGACTTAGCAACAGT ATACTGGAGTTCTAGGCTTGCAACTGAAAGACAAAGGCTTCTGAGTGGTTTTACACGGAAAGATGTTGTCT GTGATGTTTTTTCTGGAGTTGGTCCCTTGGCCATATCTGCAGCAAAGATAGTTAAGCATGTTTTTGCTAATGATTTAAACCCATTTGCAGTGGAGTATCTGGAAAGAAATAGTGTTCTAAACAAACTTGAAAGGAAGATTGAG CAGGTAAGAAGTGCGGGCATAAGCAGGAATTTTCAAAGTGTCTCTTTAGGATTTGAAGTATTATTTGTGTGCTACACAATG GTCTTTAACATGGATGGGAGAAGGTTCATTAAGGCTATGTATGCCAGTGATAAAGCTCAATCAATCACGCAAGTGGTTATGAACTTGCCAAATGAAGCTGCAGAATTTTTAG ATGCATTTAGGGGAATATATAAAGACAGACCCAAGGACACGGAATGCAACTTGCCAACGATCCATGTTTATGGATTCTCCAAAGCGCAAGATCCGGAATTTGATTTTCACGAG AGACTAAGAATTGCCCTGCTAGAGGTCGCAGTCGACGTAGAAATGCGACGTGTACGACTTGTGGCGCCCGGAAAATGGATGTTGTGTGCATCATTCGTTCTCCCTAGAAGTGTAGCATTTGCTAATACTGCAATTGatacttaa
- the LOC130944913 gene encoding tRNA (guanine(37)-N1)-methyltransferase 1-like isoform X2 gives MKTAGSIFLRTHFPTPTKLLFLPLTNPKHSLSLIPISISFTCFSSTNPKPILYGPSLHKGTAPTLQRPQNDTLLTLHEDAFTRVFHLSALRVPSAHCSALERRLRGHLLNWPRVRNIARVPGDDLDPDLASLVTSGESGGGEGHVSLQRRIYGQAEGDGDVLSPVLYREKLARTFNTRGFVKFRNLAKISRPPKRKKKKKEEEEEEEKVKVERCTGKKGFATVEVVEEDDNGGGILGNLVEEEFGREKWRGSTRLLLLDERYAGRGVQDLPEAIKAVLKEYAEKSANLTFELVRCKLTLFYDYWQMNEILEVLLPDGVVVPSAFETVGHIAHLNLREEHLPYKTLIAKVVLDKNKPKIQTVVNKIDSIHNEYRTMQLEVLAGNHSLVTTVVENGIRFQVDLATVYWSSRLATERQRLLSGFTRKDVVCDVFSGVGPLAISAAKIVKHVFANDLNPFAVEYLERNSVLNKLERKIEVRSAGISRNFQSVSLGFEVLFVCYTMVFNMDGRRFIKAMYASDKAQSITQVVMNLPNEAAEFLDAFRGIYKDRPKDTECNLPTIHVYGFSKAQDPEFDFHERLRIALLEVAVDVEMRRVRLVAPGKWMLCASFVLPRSVAFANTAIDT, from the exons ATGAAGACAGCAGGGAGCATATTCCTAAGGACTCACTTCCCCACTCCAACTAAGctcctcttccttcctcttaCAAATCCCAAACACTCCCTCTCCCTAATTCCCATTTCCATATCCTTCACCTGCTTCTCATCCACCAATCCCAAACCAATCTTATACGGACCTTCCCTCCACAAAGGAACCGCTCCTACACTTCAACGCCCCCAAAACGACACCCTTCTCACCCTCCATGAAGATGCCTTCACTCGCGTCTTCCACCTCTCCGCCCTCCGCGTCCCCTCTGCCCACTGCTCCGCCTTAGAGAGACGCCTCCGCGGCCACCTCCTCAACTGGCCTCGTGTTCGCAACATCGCTCGCGTCCCCGGTGATGACCTCGATCCTGACCTCGCTTCGCTAGTTACCTCCGGAGAAtcaggaggaggagaaggacacGTGTCGTTGCAGCGACGGATTTACGGCCAAGCCGAGGGAGACGGCGACGTTTTGAGCCCGGTTCTGTACAGAGAGAAGCTCGCAAGGACGTTCAATACGCGCGGCTTCGTGAAGTTCAGGAACCTGGCGAAGATATCGAGGCCGccgaagaggaagaagaagaagaaggaggaggaggaggaggaggagaaggtgAAAGTCGAGAGGTGCACGGGGAAGAAAGGTTTTGCTACGGTGGAGGTTGTTGAAGAGGACGATAATGGAGGGGGTATTTTGGGGAATTTGGTTGAGGAGGAGTTTGGGAGGGAGAAGTGGAGGGGCTCCACGAGGTTGCTGTTGCTGGATGAACGGTATGCCGGTCGCGGCGTCCAAGACTTGCCTGAGGCTATCAAG GCTGTATTAAAGGAGTATGCCGAAAAGAGTGCAAATTTGACTTTTGAGCTAGTTAGGTGCAAGTTGACTCTGTTTTATGATTATTGGCAGATGAATGAG ATCCTGGAGGTCTTGCTACCTGATGGTGTGGTTGTTCCTTCAGCTTTTGAGACCGTTGGTCACATTGCACACCTGAATTTGAGAGAGGAACATTTACCATACAAAACACTCATAGCAAAG GTTGTTCTGGATAAAAATAAGCCAAAGATACAAACAGTTGTGAACAAGATTGATTCCATTCATAATGAATACAGGACCATGCAGCTTGAGGTTCTAGCAGGAAACCACTCTCTAGTTACCACAGTTGTTGAGAACGGAATACGCTTTCAGGTTGACTTAGCAACAGT ATACTGGAGTTCTAGGCTTGCAACTGAAAGACAAAGGCTTCTGAGTGGTTTTACACGGAAAGATGTTGTCT GTGATGTTTTTTCTGGAGTTGGTCCCTTGGCCATATCTGCAGCAAAGATAGTTAAGCATGTTTTTGCTAATGATTTAAACCCATTTGCAGTGGAGTATCTGGAAAGAAATAGTGTTCTAAACAAACTTGAAAGGAAGATTGAG GTAAGAAGTGCGGGCATAAGCAGGAATTTTCAAAGTGTCTCTTTAGGATTTGAAGTATTATTTGTGTGCTACACAATG GTCTTTAACATGGATGGGAGAAGGTTCATTAAGGCTATGTATGCCAGTGATAAAGCTCAATCAATCACGCAAGTGGTTATGAACTTGCCAAATGAAGCTGCAGAATTTTTAG ATGCATTTAGGGGAATATATAAAGACAGACCCAAGGACACGGAATGCAACTTGCCAACGATCCATGTTTATGGATTCTCCAAAGCGCAAGATCCGGAATTTGATTTTCACGAG AGACTAAGAATTGCCCTGCTAGAGGTCGCAGTCGACGTAGAAATGCGACGTGTACGACTTGTGGCGCCCGGAAAATGGATGTTGTGTGCATCATTCGTTCTCCCTAGAAGTGTAGCATTTGCTAATACTGCAATTGatacttaa
- the LOC130944913 gene encoding tRNA (guanine(37)-N1)-methyltransferase 1-like isoform X3, translating into MKTAGSIFLRTHFPTPTKLLFLPLTNPKHSLSLIPISISFTCFSSTNPKPILYGPSLHKGTAPTLQRPQNDTLLTLHEDAFTRVFHLSALRVPSAHCSALERRLRGHLLNWPRVRNIARVPGDDLDPDLASLVTSGESGGGEGHVSLQRRIYGQAEGDGDVLSPVLYREKLARTFNTRGFVKFRNLAKISRPPKRKKKKKEEEEEEEKVKVERCTGKKGFATVEVVEEDDNGGGILGNLVEEEFGREKWRGSTRLLLLDERYAGRGVQDLPEAIKAVLKEYAEKSANLTFELVRCKLTLFYDYWQMNEILEVLLPDGVVVPSAFETVGHIAHLNLREEHLPYKTLIAKVVLDKNKPKIQTVVNKIDSIHNEYRTMQLEVLAGNHSLVTTVVENGIRFQVDLATVYWSSRLATERQRLLSGFTRKDVVCDVFSGVGPLAISAAKIVKHVFANDLNPFAVEYLERNSVLNKLERKIEVFNMDGRRFIKAMYASDKAQSITQVVMNLPNEAAEFLDAFRGIYKDRPKDTECNLPTIHVYGFSKAQDPEFDFHERLRIALLEVAVDVEMRRVRLVAPGKWMLCASFVLPRSVAFANTAIDT; encoded by the exons ATGAAGACAGCAGGGAGCATATTCCTAAGGACTCACTTCCCCACTCCAACTAAGctcctcttccttcctcttaCAAATCCCAAACACTCCCTCTCCCTAATTCCCATTTCCATATCCTTCACCTGCTTCTCATCCACCAATCCCAAACCAATCTTATACGGACCTTCCCTCCACAAAGGAACCGCTCCTACACTTCAACGCCCCCAAAACGACACCCTTCTCACCCTCCATGAAGATGCCTTCACTCGCGTCTTCCACCTCTCCGCCCTCCGCGTCCCCTCTGCCCACTGCTCCGCCTTAGAGAGACGCCTCCGCGGCCACCTCCTCAACTGGCCTCGTGTTCGCAACATCGCTCGCGTCCCCGGTGATGACCTCGATCCTGACCTCGCTTCGCTAGTTACCTCCGGAGAAtcaggaggaggagaaggacacGTGTCGTTGCAGCGACGGATTTACGGCCAAGCCGAGGGAGACGGCGACGTTTTGAGCCCGGTTCTGTACAGAGAGAAGCTCGCAAGGACGTTCAATACGCGCGGCTTCGTGAAGTTCAGGAACCTGGCGAAGATATCGAGGCCGccgaagaggaagaagaagaagaaggaggaggaggaggaggaggagaaggtgAAAGTCGAGAGGTGCACGGGGAAGAAAGGTTTTGCTACGGTGGAGGTTGTTGAAGAGGACGATAATGGAGGGGGTATTTTGGGGAATTTGGTTGAGGAGGAGTTTGGGAGGGAGAAGTGGAGGGGCTCCACGAGGTTGCTGTTGCTGGATGAACGGTATGCCGGTCGCGGCGTCCAAGACTTGCCTGAGGCTATCAAG GCTGTATTAAAGGAGTATGCCGAAAAGAGTGCAAATTTGACTTTTGAGCTAGTTAGGTGCAAGTTGACTCTGTTTTATGATTATTGGCAGATGAATGAG ATCCTGGAGGTCTTGCTACCTGATGGTGTGGTTGTTCCTTCAGCTTTTGAGACCGTTGGTCACATTGCACACCTGAATTTGAGAGAGGAACATTTACCATACAAAACACTCATAGCAAAG GTTGTTCTGGATAAAAATAAGCCAAAGATACAAACAGTTGTGAACAAGATTGATTCCATTCATAATGAATACAGGACCATGCAGCTTGAGGTTCTAGCAGGAAACCACTCTCTAGTTACCACAGTTGTTGAGAACGGAATACGCTTTCAGGTTGACTTAGCAACAGT ATACTGGAGTTCTAGGCTTGCAACTGAAAGACAAAGGCTTCTGAGTGGTTTTACACGGAAAGATGTTGTCT GTGATGTTTTTTCTGGAGTTGGTCCCTTGGCCATATCTGCAGCAAAGATAGTTAAGCATGTTTTTGCTAATGATTTAAACCCATTTGCAGTGGAGTATCTGGAAAGAAATAGTGTTCTAAACAAACTTGAAAGGAAGATTGAG GTCTTTAACATGGATGGGAGAAGGTTCATTAAGGCTATGTATGCCAGTGATAAAGCTCAATCAATCACGCAAGTGGTTATGAACTTGCCAAATGAAGCTGCAGAATTTTTAG ATGCATTTAGGGGAATATATAAAGACAGACCCAAGGACACGGAATGCAACTTGCCAACGATCCATGTTTATGGATTCTCCAAAGCGCAAGATCCGGAATTTGATTTTCACGAG AGACTAAGAATTGCCCTGCTAGAGGTCGCAGTCGACGTAGAAATGCGACGTGTACGACTTGTGGCGCCCGGAAAATGGATGTTGTGTGCATCATTCGTTCTCCCTAGAAGTGTAGCATTTGCTAATACTGCAATTGatacttaa